The following are from one region of the Corylus avellana chromosome ca1, CavTom2PMs-1.0 genome:
- the LOC132164960 gene encoding tyrosine--tRNA ligase 1, cytoplasmic, which translates to MATEAPDKNETPPEAAIQSLSVSESHTHELASSSSNPSNQMSLEEKYQIVRSVGEECILEEELRNLLANKPEPVCYDGFEPSGRMHIAQGVMKAISVNKLTSAGCRVKIWIADWFAQLNNKMGGDLKKIETVGRYMIEIWKAVGMDVGRKVEFLWSSKEINSRADEYWPLVMDIARRNKLPRIIRCSQIMGRSEQDELSAAQILYPCMQCADIFFLKADICQLGMDQRKVNVLAREYCDDIKRKNKPIILSHHMLPGLQQGQEKMSKSDPSSSIFMEDDEAEVNLKVKKAYCPPKIVEGNPCLEYVKYLILPWFKEFIVERNAENGGHKTFTSFEELIADYESGELHPADLKPALSKALNKILEPVREHFKKDSNAKDLLKRVKAYRITR; encoded by the exons ATGGCGACTGAAGCACCAGACAAAAATGAAACCCCACCCGAGGCCGCCATTCAATCGCTCTCAGTATCCGAATCCCACACGCATGAACTAGCCTCGAGCTCTTCAAATCCAAGCAACCA GATGAGTTTGGAGGAGAAGTACCAGATTGTTAGGAGTGTAGGAGAGGAGTGTATTCTCGAAGAGGAGCTGCGAAATCTGTTGGCGAACAAGCCCGAACCGGTCTGCTACGACGGGTTTGAGCCCTCTGGCCGAATGCACATCGCTCAG GGAGTTATGAAGGCAATAAGTGTGAACAAGCTGACATCTGCTGGCTGCAGAGTGAAAATCTGGATTGCTGATTGGTTTGCCCAGCTAAACAATAAGATGGGGGGTGATTTGAAGAAAATCGAGACTGTGGGGCGCTACATGATTGAGATTTGGAAAGCTGTTGGGATGGATGTAGGACGAAAAGTTGAATTTTTGTGGTCGTCAAAGGAGATCAATTCTAGAGCAGATGAGTACTGGCCTCTTGTTATGGATATAGCTCGAAGGAATAAACTCCCAAGGATAATCAG GTGTAGTCAAATTATGGGTCGAAGTGAGCAGGATGAGTTGTCTGCAGCCCAAATACTCTACCCATGCATGCAGTGTGCTGATATATTTTTCCTGAAG GCTGACATTTGCCAACTCGGAATGGATCAGCGGAAAGTGAATGTACTTGCAAGAGAGTACTGTGATGACATCAAGAGGAAGAACAAGCCCATTATTTTGTCACACC ATATGTTACCTGGTTTACAGCAAGGGCAGGAGAAGATGTCAAAAAGTGATCCATCGTCCTCCATTTTTATGGAAGATGATGAG GCGGAAGTGAATTTGAAGGTAAAGAAAGCTTATTGTCCTCCAAAGATTGTAGAGGGGAATCCTTGCTTAGAGTACGTAAAGTATCTCATTTTACCTTGGTTTAAGGAGTTCATAGTTGAACGCAATGCAGAGAATGGTGGTCATAA AACCTTCACAAGCTTTGAAGAATTGATTGCTGACTATGAAAGTGGGGAGCTACACCCAGCTGACCTTAAACCGGCTTTATCAAAGGCATTGAATAAGATACTGGAG CCAGTAAGAGAACACTTCAAGAAGGATAGTAATGCAAAAGATCTATTGAAAAGGGTTAAG GCTTACAGAATCACAAGGTGA
- the LOC132168053 gene encoding uncharacterized protein LOC132168053, with amino-acid sequence MAEEAGMFMVTQTIGSVLCCKCGIPMAPNSANMCVKCLRSEVDITEGLQKNVIIIHCPECDTYLQPPRTWVKAQLESKELLTFCVKRLKNLNKVRLVNAEFIWTEPHSKRIKVKLKIQKEVLNGAILEQSYVVEFVQQENMCESCSRVQANPDQWVAAVQLRQHVSHRRTFFYLEQLILKHGAAAAAIKIKQMDQGIDFFFSNRSHAVKFGEFIGKVAPVKSRHDKQLVSHDSKSNNYNYKYTFSVEICPICREDLICLPPKVAASLGNLGPLVICTKVTSSIALLDPFTLRLCFLDADQYWRASFKSLLTSRQLVEYIVLDVEIVSSEVNVGGSKYVLADAQVARVSDFGKNDTIFSIRTHLGHLLSPGDYALGYDLYGANGNDSELEKHKGLILPDAILIKKSYEEKRQKKRGKPRAWKLKSLDMEVDDRGRGDPEKMNSEYEQFLKDLEENPDMRFNISLYRNREYQPSEMTSVADGDDLPSIPVEELLADLALSEEEDEGDDMRE; translated from the coding sequence ATGGCTGAAGAAGCAGGTATGTTTATGGTTACCCAAACGATTGGCAGTGTTTTGTGTTGCAAATGTGGTATTCCAATGGCACCAAATTCTGCCAATATGTGTGTCAAGTGTTTGCGCTCAGAAGTTGACATCACAGAAGGTCTGCAGAAGAATGTGATCATAATTCATTGCCCCGAGTGTGACACCTACTTGCAGCCACCGAGAACTTGGGTCAAAGCACAATTGGAATCGAAGGAGCTTTTGACTTTCTGCGTGAAGAGGCTGAAGAATTTGAATAAAGTAAGATTGGTGAATGCGGAGTTCATTTGGACCGAACCCCATTCCAAAAGGATcaaggtcaaattgaaaattcaaaaagagGTTCTTAATGGAGCAATACTTGAACAATCGTATGTGGTCGAGTTTGTTCAGCAAGAAAATATGTGTGAATCTTGTTCGAGGGTTCAGGCCAATCCAGACCAGTGGGTTGCAGCCGTGCAACTGCGCCAGCATGTTTCTCACAGGCgcactttcttttatttggagCAGCTGATTCTGAAGCATGGTGCTGCTGCCGCTGCCATAAAGATTAAGCAGATGGATCAAGGGATTGACTTCTTTTTCTCAAACCGGAGTCATGCTGTGAAATTTGGGGAGTTCATTGGTAAGGTTGCTCCAGTGAAGAGTCGCCATGACAAACAGCTTGTTTCCCATGATTCTAAGAGTAATAACTATAATTACAAGTACACTTTCTCAGTCGAAATCTGCCCAATATGTCGTGAGGATTTGATCTGTTTGCCTCCAAAAGTGGCTGCTAGTTTGGGAAATCTGGGGCCTCTTGTGATTTGCACTAAAGTGACCAGCAGCATTGCTTTGTTGGATCCGTTCACCTTAAGGCTTTGTTTCTTGGATGCTGATCAGTATTGGAGGGCGTCATTCAAGTCTCTACTCACTAGCAGGCAGCTAGTAGAGTATATAGTGTTAGATGTGGAGATTGTTTCTTCTGAAGTTAATGTTGGTGGCTCCAAGTATGTTTTAGCTGATGCACAAGTGGCCCGTGTATCggattttgggaaaaatgataCAATTTTCTCCATAAGAACGCATCTAGGCCATCTTTTGAGCCCTGGGGATTATGCTCTTGGCTATGACTTATATGGGGCTAACGGTAATGACAGCGAACTAGAGAAGCACAAGGGTCTGATCCTTCCAGATGCAATTTTGATAAAGAAGAGCTATGAAGAGAAGCGCCAGAAGAAGCGTGGGAAACCTCGTGCCTGGAAGCTTAAATCCCTTGACATGGAAGTTGATGATAGAGGTAGAGGTGATCCGGAGAAGATGAATTCCGAGTATGAACAGTTCTTGAAAGATCTGGAGGAAAACCCTGATATGAGGTTCAATATATCATTGTACCGTAACAGAGAATACCAGCCATCAGAGATGACATCTGTGGCTGACGGAGATGATTTACCTTCTATTCCTGTGGAAGAGTTGCTTGCTGATCTCGCTCTAAGcgaagaggaagatgaaggTGATGACATGAGAGAGTGA